In Brassica napus cultivar Da-Ae chromosome C2, Da-Ae, whole genome shotgun sequence, the sequence CTCCACGTCTCCACTCTATTTACACAAAGCCATCTCCACTTTCATTTTACCATCATATAATCACTATATATGGCTTTTTCTTCCCATAACAATCTAGATGAATCATTTGATCAAATCTTTGATGATACATTTGATCAAATCGTTGATCAACATTTCGATCAAACTTTCGAAAATTTAATGGTTCatggtgatgaagaagaagcaaggaaaaaaagaaaaaaacgagccTACATCGAAAGAAATCGAGAAGAAGGTCATGTACGTCTATGGAacgattatttcagtgaaactccgACGTATCCTGAAAATCTTTTCCGACGACGgttagaatgaacaagccattgttcatgcacattattgatcgactctccaatgACGTTCAATTTTTTCGCCAAAAAAAAGATGCTCTTGGAAAGCTTGGTCTCTCTTCACTCCAAAAGTGTACAGCGGCTATTCGTGTATTGGCATATGGTACTGCGGCTGATACGGTCGATGAATACCTACGTCTCGGTGAATCCACAACTCGTAAATGTTTGGAAAATTTTGTGGAaggaataataaatttattcggcgatgagtacctacgaagaccaacaccggctgatcttcaacgtctacttgataTTGGAGAGTATCGtagatttcccgggatgataggaagcatcgattgtatgcattgggagtggaagaattgtcccactgcttggaaagggcaatattctcATGGCTCGGGAAAaccaacaatcgttttagaggcggttgcttcatatgatctctggatatggcacgcgTTTTTTGGACCGCCAGGTATCttaaacgatatcaatgttcttaatcgctcaccagtttttgatgacataataaaggGTTATGCTCCACAAGTCACTTACTATGTCAGAGAGTATCatatggcttactatctcaccgatggtatttatccgaaatgggcaacttttatccaatctattccattACCACAAGGGCCGAAAGCAGTTTTATTCGCTCAACGTCAAGAAGCTGTTCGAAaggatgtcgagcgtgcttttggagtcttgcaagctcgctttgccatCGTCAAAAACCCAacacttttttgggataaagtcaaaattgggaagattatgcgagcatgtatcatactccataatatgatagtagaagacgaacgggATGGATACACTCAATTTAATGTTTCGgagttccaacaaggagaagacaacAGTAGTTCACATGTggatctcacgtattctacagatatccctacaaatatcgccaatatgatgggtgttcgaactagaattcgtgatagacagatgcatcaacaactaaaagatgatttggttgaacatgtaTGACTTAAATTTGGACGTGAAGAAGACAACAACTGAACTCGGATGCTTCTTTCAAATTGTTATAGTTTATTctactaatctttgtttttatgttgtttttaaaaaatttatgtttaatattatcttttagtatgttttatttaataaaaaaatttaagtttaataaaaaatataattttttttttaaaaacccttAATTAAGAACCTGGCAATGGACCAATTAAATTTATGGGTCTCTTAGCTTTGTCTCTTAACACACTTTTTCTactaaaatgtattaaaaaattaataagaacCTCTAGTAGGATATTtgcaataatcatgctctaaatcTCAGGATCGGCCCTGATCGCACGGTGTGTATGAGTTGTTGACATTTGTCGTCACATCTTAAATTACAATTAAACATAGGCCGTACACTACAATGCAGAACCAAAAAGTCCCCATGGTGTATGATTGACAGATTGTTGTGGAATGAGTGTATTTGTTAATGTATTTGTTGTGTCCATGTTCATTTATAAAACTGGTATACTATAGAATAGTTGATACACTTTTAAACGCTGAAAATCTCAAATAGAAATACTAAAATTGGtaacaattaactaataaactaGGCACCTCTATATATTCAGTCAGTCTCTTCCTTTGCTATCAATGAACCTGACGATctcagaagaaaaagaaaacagaatgTGCCAGACAAAATAATAACGCAAGACAAAGTCAAATAGATGACTCAGTTCACATGTCACTAGTGATAGCTAATTACATTGTACACATAAAAGAAGTGTAAAAgtaaaaactttcaaatgtcATCAAAATCTCAAAAGGAAGAACATGGTGATTTTTTCTTGGGACTATTCACACACTATACAAAGTAATATGAAATTCAAAACCGAATACTTCTACATCAAATTGTCTATTTGTTGAACACATACCAACTCCTAAATCTCATCATCACTTCCTTCCGGTCCATGGAGTTCGCCCCTACATACTGTTAGTTTGTTGTTATATTAGTGAAAccatttctatatatatagaggGATATAAACAAAGTAAAAATATCACATTACCTCATAACCCAGTAACTATTTGGATCAGTTACCTGTGAGAAAGAAACCACAAAATCAAtgaaacacacatatataataaagttgAAGAATTGAGTTTGCTTTGGTGGAATCTGAGTCTTGGGGGCTCTTTTCTTACGCCATAATTAAATGCCGATCTCATTGAAACAAACGACACAAAAGATATCTTTGACCGTTCTTTCAGCCAGAAATGTATTGAAGCTGCCACCAAAATTAAGGTTATATATATTTGGTTAAAATTCTCAAGCAACATGAAACAAAGCGCATATATACTTACAGTCTAGAGAACTCATATTCGTGACGACCATTCTGAAAAGAAAACATGAGAGGCATGTCAAAATGTAGTGTCAAGTTAAAGATGAGATGTAAGTACTGTGAGAAAACGTCGATCACCTTAGAGATGATATCACTGGGGAGTGCGAGATGTGTGTGGCACTTTTTGCATGTATAGACTGGTCCCTCGAGTTCTATCACGAACACTCTTCCCATCTTCCACCAACCTGGAGACTAGAGTCCCACGAGATCGTGATTGACTCTAGAGAAGGCCAAAACGAAGAGATATGCAAGACAACGACAATCATTATCAAGAACGATCAACGAGGAATTCAAGAAACTGGAAACGATACCAAGAATCAGTTCGCGAGTCCGAGAAAAGAGATAGAATTTACAACGCGCGCTATAAAGGAAACCCTAGAATGTTTGCGGAAGAAGAATCCATGGATTCTCACTGATTATGCGGATTCTATTCAACGAGTTTAAGAGAGGGAAGTTGCTAAATGAGAGACTACGAGAGAGCGAGAGAACTCACAGTGGCCGGAGATGGTGACTCAGAGGCGGGATGAGAagtcagagagagagagtgtctAGGAACCAAAAGATAATCTTGTTTTGGAGTCGGGAGGAGAGCGGGAGGGAGAGGGTTCTATATTACGCTTTGACCAaatatcaagaagaagaaaaaggagagCAATAATTCGGTTTATGACGGAAATAGTTTGTTTGAGATCGATTGGATCCACATTGAGGGGGCGTTACATGAATTTCATAAAGTATTGAGCCATTTTCGAGAGAGATAAAAAGTATTTAAGACTAAGTCAACGTTTCGGCCTTTGGGTGGGGTTTGGACCGGTTTATGTAATATCCAACTTATCAATTGGGTTGTACAATTTACTTCTTCATCAATTATTTTTCAAAGTGAAATCAAATGCAAAAGccgatttatttataaaattatttcattttacTTTGAAGTTTGAAATCTTATTCTTgggattttaattatagatgaAGAATATAAATTCACCATAAGAGGGAAAATAGACATAGCTAAATTTTCTGCTATTAGcaacttataattaagtagaAAATTTCAACCATTTCTAGATAAGACAGAGATACTAAAGGTATCTCCAACCAAGACATTAAATTTGGTGTTGAAATTATacaaaatttggtgttttggtgtcattttttttgtcatctccaaCCATGACATCAAATATTGCACcaaaagtaatattatatattatttgatgttttcaattttaagaa encodes:
- the LOC125581480 gene encoding uncharacterized protein LOC125581480 codes for the protein MNKPLFMHIIDRLSNDVQFFRQKKDALGKLGLSSLQKCTAAIRVLAYGTAADTVDEYLRLGESTTRKCLENFVEGIINLFGDEYLRRPTPADLQRLLDIGEYRRFPGMIGSIDCMHWEWKNCPTAWKGQYSHGSGKPTIVLEAVASYDLWIWHAFFGPPGILNDINVLNRSPVFDDIIKGYAPQVTYYVREYHMAYYLTDGIYPKWATFIQSIPLPQGPKAVLFAQRQEAVRKDVERAFGVLQARFAIVKNPTLFWDKVKIGKIMRACIILHNMIVEDERDGYTQFNVSEFQQGEDNSSSHVDLTYSTDIPTNIANMMGVRTRIRDRQMHQQLKDDLVEHV